From the Bdellovibrio reynosensis genome, one window contains:
- a CDS encoding LysR family transcriptional regulator encodes MDIDVLKYFKTTARLGNMSRAAQELHISQPTLTVAIRKLEDQLGVRLFERSKKGVSLTSAGEQIYKYSDNLIKLYEEMFRNAGSLEDKVKGTLRLGLHPSVACYTLPAFLSQTLKQHRDLNVELHHDLSRNVLQDILDNTLDLGLVINPERHGDLIIKELCQDEVTVWKKKGSLSDTLIYDPSLFQTQVILERLQKKGLQYTRKISSTNLEVIATLLQSGAGHAILPKRVALNSGSSIEPAHSQISVYRDSLCLVYRPSLKRTATGKALVQAILNAKI; translated from the coding sequence ATGGATATAGATGTACTGAAATACTTTAAGACTACGGCCCGCTTAGGCAATATGAGCCGAGCTGCCCAGGAACTTCACATCAGTCAACCTACCCTGACTGTTGCCATTCGTAAGCTTGAAGATCAGTTGGGTGTGAGGCTTTTTGAACGTTCTAAGAAAGGTGTCAGTCTTACTTCTGCTGGAGAGCAGATTTACAAGTACTCTGATAACCTCATCAAACTTTATGAAGAAATGTTTCGTAACGCCGGTTCTCTTGAAGATAAAGTCAAAGGCACCCTTCGCCTGGGACTTCATCCTTCTGTGGCTTGTTACACGCTTCCTGCGTTTTTATCGCAAACCCTTAAACAACACCGCGACTTGAACGTGGAACTTCACCATGATTTATCACGAAATGTTCTGCAGGATATTTTAGATAACACTCTTGATCTTGGTCTTGTGATCAATCCTGAACGTCATGGCGATCTTATCATCAAGGAACTTTGCCAGGATGAAGTCACTGTTTGGAAAAAGAAAGGATCCCTCAGCGACACTCTTATTTACGATCCTAGTCTTTTCCAGACTCAGGTAATTTTGGAACGACTTCAGAAAAAAGGACTGCAATATACACGTAAGATTTCTTCAACGAATTTAGAAGTGATCGCGACACTGTTACAGTCTGGTGCAGGTCATGCGATTTTACCAAAAAGGGTGGCATTGAATTCAGGAAGTTCTATTGAACCCGCGCACAGTCAAATCAGTGTCTATAGGGACTCGTTGTGCTTGGTCTATCGGCCGTCCTTGAAAAGAACGGCCACTGGAAAGGCCCTAGTACAGGCCATCTTGAACGCTAAAATTTAA
- a CDS encoding S41 family peptidase has product MSSISKGVKGFIIAGSLAVSSVASAQLKDGLECRYLTVIEQGFLANHVKYTNRDTELQNRVIEQYLKRLDPSKIYLTQADVDLIKKNAGNVFEKTKNRDCSFLETTQKIVLERVQDRANFAKKYLGKEFKFDEKTEFAFDPEKKAWPKDANEANEYLKKYIQFQIGNYLATDMKLEEAKKNVAKNYERAAKRTQETTQDDLFSGYLDSFARALDPHSSFFSRDVLEDFEIQMRLSLEGIGATLSSQDGFTVVEQLVPGGAAAKSGQIDPQDKIVAVGQEKGPMENVIDMDLKDVVKKIRGAKGTKVRLTILRKSGEGKKRFDVTLTREKVNLEDEAASITYVDKDVNGQKKKIGIINFPSFYADSRRGGRSSAADLKKIVKEANDKKVDGLVLDLSNNGGGSLEDAVKIAGLFFQTGNVVKQSSKNEGRAESALRDTDPAVDWAGPLVVLTSRISASASEIVSGTLQDYRRAVVVGGDHTYGKGSVQSVLPIPNNLGAIKVTVGMFFIPGGKSTQHRGVDADIILPGPFSSDDIGEKSMDYSLPPKTIEAFLSPDAFVKDGPGKWTEIKPEWIKSIKERSNDRVAKNDEFKKIVDELNKAKARGKTIRVSEVLKDKNEKDKKEKAKKTASKAKKNEEYLKRPDIQEAESVLLDLIQLQEGKTLVTPKQASAK; this is encoded by the coding sequence ATGAGTTCGATCTCAAAAGGTGTTAAAGGTTTTATCATTGCTGGTTCATTAGCGGTTTCGTCAGTAGCATCAGCTCAGCTTAAAGACGGTTTGGAATGCCGTTATTTGACTGTGATTGAGCAAGGTTTCTTGGCTAATCACGTGAAATATACAAATCGCGATACTGAACTTCAGAACCGTGTGATTGAGCAATATTTAAAACGTTTAGATCCATCTAAAATTTATCTGACTCAAGCAGATGTTGATTTAATTAAAAAGAACGCGGGAAATGTTTTTGAGAAAACTAAGAACAGAGATTGTTCTTTCTTGGAAACTACTCAGAAAATCGTGCTTGAAAGAGTTCAAGATCGTGCGAACTTCGCTAAGAAATATCTTGGCAAAGAATTTAAGTTTGATGAAAAAACTGAATTCGCTTTCGATCCAGAAAAAAAGGCATGGCCGAAAGACGCTAACGAAGCCAATGAATATTTGAAAAAATATATTCAATTCCAAATCGGAAACTACCTAGCAACAGACATGAAGCTTGAAGAAGCTAAGAAAAATGTTGCGAAGAACTATGAGCGTGCTGCGAAAAGAACCCAAGAGACGACTCAAGATGATTTGTTTTCTGGTTACCTAGATTCTTTTGCTAGAGCCCTTGATCCTCATTCAAGTTTCTTTTCTCGCGATGTGCTTGAAGACTTTGAAATCCAAATGCGTTTGTCTTTGGAAGGTATTGGCGCGACTCTTTCATCCCAAGACGGTTTCACAGTTGTTGAACAACTTGTACCGGGTGGAGCTGCGGCGAAATCAGGGCAAATCGATCCTCAAGATAAGATCGTAGCTGTCGGCCAGGAAAAAGGTCCGATGGAAAACGTGATCGACATGGATTTAAAAGATGTAGTTAAAAAGATCCGCGGTGCAAAAGGCACGAAGGTTCGTTTAACAATCTTGCGTAAATCGGGTGAAGGCAAAAAACGTTTCGATGTTACTTTGACTCGTGAAAAAGTGAATCTAGAAGACGAAGCAGCTTCAATCACTTACGTTGATAAAGACGTTAATGGTCAGAAGAAAAAAATCGGTATCATCAACTTCCCATCATTCTATGCGGATTCTCGCCGTGGTGGTCGTTCTTCAGCAGCGGATCTTAAAAAGATCGTGAAAGAAGCAAACGACAAAAAAGTAGATGGATTGGTGTTGGATCTTTCCAACAACGGTGGTGGTTCGTTAGAGGACGCAGTTAAAATTGCGGGTCTGTTCTTCCAAACAGGAAACGTAGTAAAACAATCTTCTAAAAATGAAGGTCGTGCTGAATCAGCATTGCGTGATACAGATCCAGCGGTTGACTGGGCAGGGCCCCTTGTTGTTTTAACAAGCCGTATCTCTGCTTCAGCTTCTGAGATCGTTTCTGGTACTTTGCAAGATTATAGACGTGCGGTTGTCGTGGGTGGAGATCACACTTACGGTAAAGGCAGCGTTCAATCTGTCTTGCCAATTCCAAACAACCTTGGCGCGATCAAAGTTACTGTAGGGATGTTCTTTATCCCTGGTGGTAAATCAACTCAGCACCGCGGTGTTGATGCTGACATCATTCTTCCAGGCCCATTTAGCTCTGACGACATCGGTGAGAAGTCTATGGATTACTCTTTACCACCGAAGACAATCGAAGCTTTCCTTTCTCCAGACGCTTTCGTTAAAGATGGCCCGGGAAAATGGACTGAGATTAAGCCTGAGTGGATTAAATCGATCAAAGAACGTTCAAACGACCGTGTGGCTAAGAACGATGAATTTAAAAAGATTGTTGATGAGTTAAATAAAGCAAAAGCCCGCGGTAAAACCATCCGCGTGAGCGAAGTGCTAAAAGATAAAAACGAAAAAGATAAAAAAGAAAAAGCAAAGAAGACTGCTAGTAAGGCTAAGAAAAATGAAGAGTACTTGAAGCGTCCTGATATTCAGGAAGCAGAGAGCGTTCTTCTTGATCTGATTCAGTTGCAAGAGGGTAAAACCCTTGTAACTCCTAAGCAAGCTAGCGCTAAGTAG
- a CDS encoding CNNM domain-containing protein, translating to MTLILVLFLLTIGISFLCSMLEAVLLSSTSAYIGVLVKENRRSAKLLEHLKENLDRPISAILTLNTVSHTMGSAAIAYQIQVQYGEEAVTIASFVLTFLILILSEIIPKSIGAAHWKALVPFAAYTIQLMIILLYPLVIMSEWLGKLFQKTSEDPEVTREEILMTAEMGVEEGTLKGKESNIIKNLLMLDKIYVSDIMTPRSVFFALDKELTVEEVFAKYKPLRFSRIPVYSHNLDNIIGMTYRYKIHEALSNDQHDKKVGDMVSPISSIPERMTVSQVLDFFIKEKEHIALAVDEYGVVAGLVSLEDAVETLLGVEIVDELDNVEDMRKFALEQWQLRKQKLRRS from the coding sequence ATGACACTGATACTTGTTCTTTTTCTTCTTACTATTGGTATTTCGTTTCTATGCTCAATGCTAGAAGCCGTTTTGCTTAGCTCTACTTCCGCATACATCGGAGTTCTAGTTAAAGAAAACCGCCGAAGCGCGAAACTTCTAGAGCATCTTAAAGAAAACCTGGACCGTCCGATTTCAGCGATCCTCACATTGAATACGGTTTCACACACGATGGGTTCTGCTGCTATCGCTTACCAAATTCAAGTTCAGTATGGCGAAGAGGCTGTGACTATTGCTTCGTTCGTATTAACGTTTCTAATCCTGATTTTGTCCGAGATCATTCCTAAATCCATCGGTGCTGCCCACTGGAAGGCCTTAGTGCCCTTTGCTGCTTACACCATCCAACTAATGATTATCTTGCTTTACCCGCTTGTGATTATGTCAGAGTGGTTAGGCAAGCTTTTCCAAAAAACATCGGAAGACCCTGAAGTCACCCGCGAAGAAATTCTGATGACTGCGGAAATGGGTGTCGAAGAAGGAACCTTAAAAGGTAAAGAATCTAACATCATTAAAAACCTTCTAATGTTAGATAAGATCTATGTTTCAGATATCATGACCCCGCGATCAGTGTTCTTTGCATTAGATAAAGAACTGACGGTGGAAGAGGTTTTTGCGAAATACAAACCTTTGCGTTTTTCGCGAATTCCAGTTTATTCACACAACTTAGATAACATCATCGGCATGACCTATCGTTATAAGATCCATGAAGCGTTATCCAACGACCAACATGATAAAAAAGTGGGCGACATGGTTTCGCCTATTTCAAGTATTCCCGAGCGCATGACCGTTTCCCAGGTTCTAGATTTCTTTATCAAAGAAAAAGAACATATTGCCTTAGCGGTGGATGAATACGGTGTAGTAGCAGGTCTGGTAAGTTTGGAAGATGCGGTTGAAACGCTATTGGGCGTTGAGATCGTAGACGAACTAGATAACGTCGAAGACATGCGTAAGTTTGCTTTAGAACAATGGCAATTGCGCAAACAAAAACTTCGCCGGAGCTAA
- a CDS encoding class I SAM-dependent methyltransferase produces the protein MTKEAVAHRKKVRRRIQRKTTKVHFDKYELYTKAVQSAPNDVVFIRDTFKELKGRNARTYREDFCGTFALSTEWIKLNPRHEAIGIDLDPEPMAYGRQNYLSKMRAEQQRRMKLIEGNVLDPNLPKADIVAAMNFSYFCFKQRDMLKKYFANVHKTLNKDGIFLVDIFGGSQCYDAIEDTIKHEGFTYYWDQTNFDPVTNEALFHIHFKVGGKKIEQVFTYDWRLWTIPEIRDIMEEVGFKKTHVYWEGTAKDGSGDGNFTRVDHGEACESWIAYVVAEK, from the coding sequence ATGACTAAAGAAGCTGTCGCTCATAGAAAAAAAGTTCGCCGTCGAATTCAAAGAAAAACCACCAAGGTTCACTTTGATAAGTACGAGCTTTATACTAAAGCTGTGCAATCTGCGCCGAACGATGTCGTTTTTATCAGAGACACCTTCAAGGAACTTAAAGGCCGAAATGCCCGTACATATCGTGAAGATTTCTGCGGGACTTTCGCTCTTTCAACTGAATGGATTAAACTTAATCCGCGCCACGAGGCGATTGGTATCGATCTTGATCCAGAACCCATGGCTTATGGTCGCCAAAACTATCTAAGTAAGATGAGAGCCGAACAACAGCGTCGTATGAAGCTGATTGAAGGCAACGTTCTTGATCCGAATCTGCCTAAGGCAGACATCGTTGCTGCGATGAACTTTTCTTATTTCTGCTTTAAGCAAAGAGACATGCTTAAGAAATATTTCGCCAATGTTCATAAAACTTTGAACAAAGACGGAATCTTCTTAGTGGATATTTTCGGCGGCAGTCAGTGTTATGATGCTATTGAAGACACTATTAAGCACGAAGGCTTCACTTACTACTGGGATCAAACGAACTTTGACCCGGTGACGAATGAAGCTCTTTTCCATATCCACTTCAAAGTCGGCGGAAAAAAGATCGAACAGGTTTTCACTTATGACTGGAGACTTTGGACGATTCCAGAAATTCGCGACATCATGGAAGAGGTGGGATTCAAAAAGACCCATGTCTATTGGGAAGGCACAGCCAAAGACGGATCAGGAGACGGCAACTTCACTCGTGTAGACCACGGTGAGGCTTGTGAATCTTGGATCGCTTACGTAGTTGCTGAGAAGTAG
- the pyrE gene encoding orotate phosphoribosyltransferase: MTKQELAKKIYDIAHLTGEFKLRSGQVSNEYFDKYRFEAQPLLLKEIAKQMAPLIPPGTEVLAGLEMGGIPIATALSLETGLPCVFVRKEAKEYGTCKFAEGLEIKGKKVCVIEDVVTTGGQVVLSTADLRSIGAEISHVLCVIHRGPQFPEPKLEEIKVHLIPLFKKSDFQ; this comes from the coding sequence ATGACAAAGCAAGAACTAGCTAAGAAAATTTATGATATCGCCCACCTGACTGGTGAGTTTAAATTGCGTTCGGGCCAAGTATCTAACGAGTACTTTGATAAGTACCGCTTCGAAGCCCAGCCTTTGTTGTTAAAAGAAATCGCCAAACAAATGGCTCCATTAATTCCCCCAGGAACAGAAGTGTTAGCAGGTTTAGAAATGGGCGGCATTCCCATCGCGACGGCTTTGTCGCTTGAAACTGGATTGCCATGCGTATTTGTTCGCAAAGAAGCAAAAGAGTACGGCACATGTAAATTTGCTGAAGGTTTAGAGATTAAAGGCAAAAAAGTGTGCGTGATTGAAGACGTAGTTACGACCGGTGGACAGGTGGTTTTATCCACTGCAGACCTAAGATCCATCGGCGCAGAAATTTCCCACGTATTGTGCGTTATTCACCGAGGTCCGCAGTTCCCAGAACCGAAGTTAGAAGAAATTAAAGTTCACCTAATTCCGCTGTTTAAAAAATCTGATTTCCAATAA
- a CDS encoding phosphatase domain-containing protein yields the protein MFKVASLVLGLSFMAQVAAAKILVISDIDDTVKVSHILSKKGAVSSAVDSDSHFAGMPDLYRILDLSHQDIEFHYVSLAPKLLMGGRHQDFLDKNGFPITGLHMNPGVRQDKDLKNKVIRQLLAEKKPELVIYFGDNGQYDAVVYDQMVKEFPQVPSITYIREAYSSKLESQYPTMPGQIGFVTTLELAIDLSQRNLLHAKAYKHIEQTIYSQLNSENSIEVVGKMLFPWWQDCRDFKWQWDVKNPTERLIEIKDVIEERCSKY from the coding sequence ATGTTCAAGGTGGCTTCATTAGTGCTGGGTTTATCGTTCATGGCCCAAGTGGCTGCGGCTAAGATTTTGGTTATTAGTGATATTGATGACACTGTTAAGGTGTCTCATATTCTTAGTAAAAAAGGAGCGGTTAGTTCGGCGGTGGATTCAGACAGTCACTTTGCTGGTATGCCGGATCTTTATCGTATTTTGGATTTATCTCACCAAGATATTGAGTTTCATTATGTCAGTCTTGCGCCGAAGCTTTTGATGGGTGGTCGTCACCAGGATTTTTTAGATAAGAATGGTTTTCCGATCACTGGTTTGCATATGAATCCTGGGGTTCGTCAGGATAAAGACTTGAAGAATAAAGTTATTCGTCAGTTGCTTGCAGAAAAGAAGCCTGAGCTTGTGATTTATTTTGGTGATAACGGGCAGTACGATGCTGTTGTTTATGATCAGATGGTTAAAGAGTTTCCGCAAGTTCCCTCTATTACATATATTCGTGAAGCATATTCAAGTAAGCTAGAATCCCAATATCCGACGATGCCTGGACAGATTGGTTTTGTGACGACTTTAGAGCTCGCAATTGATTTATCTCAGCGTAACCTGCTTCATGCAAAAGCTTATAAGCACATTGAACAAACTATTTATTCTCAATTGAATTCTGAAAATTCAATCGAGGTTGTGGGTAAAATGTTATTTCCTTGGTGGCAGGATTGCCGTGATTTCAAGTGGCAGTGGGATGTGAAAAATCCAACTGAGCGTTTGATCGAAATCAAAGACGTCATCGAAGAAAGATGCAGCAAGTACTAA
- a CDS encoding dienelactone hydrolase family protein — translation MKVLSLALMFLLEVSICLAAIKTEVISYKEGKTELEGHLAYDDSMKGPRPAVVIVHQWKGLSDYEKMRAQQLAEKGYVVFAADIYGKGVRLTAMEDAKTVSSQYKNDVPKYRLRVKAAIDEIAKNKMVNPKMIVVMGYCFGGIGALEAARMNFQVVGAVSFHGGLTTPSPAMTKTVRPKILVLHGALDPNVPTKDVEAFMKEMNDAKADYQFIAYSGAVHAFTDKNSGNDPSKGVAYNEAADRRSWRHFMDFLDEVAPVTK, via the coding sequence ATGAAAGTCTTGAGTTTAGCGTTGATGTTTCTGCTTGAAGTAAGCATCTGTTTGGCCGCAATTAAAACCGAAGTGATCAGTTATAAAGAAGGAAAGACCGAGCTTGAAGGTCATCTCGCCTACGACGATTCGATGAAGGGGCCTCGTCCTGCAGTGGTCATTGTTCATCAATGGAAGGGTCTTTCTGATTACGAAAAAATGCGCGCGCAACAATTAGCTGAAAAAGGGTATGTGGTTTTTGCCGCTGATATTTACGGCAAGGGTGTTCGTCTGACTGCTATGGAAGACGCAAAAACTGTGTCGAGCCAATATAAGAATGACGTTCCTAAATACCGTCTGCGCGTAAAGGCAGCCATCGATGAAATTGCTAAAAACAAAATGGTAAACCCTAAAATGATCGTGGTTATGGGCTATTGCTTCGGCGGGATCGGCGCCTTAGAGGCAGCTCGCATGAACTTCCAAGTGGTTGGTGCCGTCAGCTTTCATGGAGGCCTAACGACTCCATCGCCAGCCATGACGAAAACTGTGAGGCCCAAAATATTGGTTCTTCACGGAGCCCTTGATCCCAACGTACCTACGAAGGACGTAGAGGCCTTTATGAAAGAGATGAACGACGCGAAGGCTGATTACCAATTTATTGCTTATTCAGGGGCGGTTCACGCTTTTACGGACAAAAATTCTGGTAATGATCCTTCAAAAGGGGTGGCCTATAACGAAGCTGCTGACCGCCGTTCATGGCGCCATTTCATGGATTTCCTAGATGAAGTAGCCCCTGTGACTAAATAG
- a CDS encoding thiamine pyrophosphate-dependent dehydrogenase E1 component subunit alpha, translated as MSKKTTGKTAAKGAAKGTAKSVSKASAKKASAVVKAAKKAVTKKDDFGGLSEDILLRMHDLMVKSRVLEERLIKIYKAGEAYFWIGGPGEEAWGVPLGMLGRKGQGLEHDWWHLHYRCTPTLIAMGMTMIDSIRLIMNRSTDPSTGGRNFANHYCFPKWNVAPVTSPIEVQYPLACGTAHAQKRAGGKAISIVTGGDAGTAEGDFASALILASRKGQELPVLITVQNNKMGISTPFEGQHGETHIADRARAFNIRSRVINGNDPVETYLAVKEEMEYIRKTGKPSFIEAHTTRLYGHSSADGANKKTHMVDPVMAFEQRLLDAGILSEKAVKKIWEIYESEGVIAQEQARTEPVPTSESVWDHVFVNNENADWRNF; from the coding sequence ATGTCTAAAAAGACTACTGGGAAGACAGCGGCAAAAGGCGCTGCCAAGGGGACTGCTAAGTCGGTTTCTAAGGCTTCGGCTAAAAAAGCTTCTGCTGTTGTTAAGGCTGCAAAAAAGGCTGTTACTAAGAAAGATGATTTCGGCGGACTGTCGGAAGATATTTTGCTTCGCATGCATGACTTGATGGTTAAGTCGCGTGTGTTGGAAGAGCGTCTGATCAAAATCTATAAAGCGGGTGAGGCTTACTTCTGGATTGGTGGACCTGGTGAGGAAGCTTGGGGCGTTCCATTGGGAATGCTTGGGCGTAAAGGTCAAGGTTTAGAGCATGACTGGTGGCACTTGCACTATCGTTGTACTCCAACTTTGATTGCCATGGGTATGACTATGATTGATTCAATCCGTTTGATCATGAATCGTTCAACTGATCCTTCTACGGGTGGCCGTAACTTTGCCAATCACTATTGCTTCCCTAAGTGGAACGTGGCTCCTGTGACTTCTCCTATCGAAGTTCAGTATCCTTTGGCTTGCGGTACGGCTCATGCGCAGAAGCGTGCAGGTGGTAAAGCGATCTCTATCGTAACGGGCGGTGATGCTGGTACGGCGGAGGGCGATTTCGCTTCAGCATTGATTTTGGCTTCTCGTAAAGGCCAAGAGCTTCCGGTTCTAATCACTGTGCAAAATAATAAAATGGGTATTTCAACTCCGTTTGAAGGTCAGCATGGGGAAACTCATATCGCAGACCGTGCTCGCGCATTCAACATTCGTTCACGCGTGATCAATGGAAACGATCCTGTTGAGACTTACTTGGCTGTGAAAGAAGAAATGGAATACATCCGTAAAACGGGTAAGCCTTCTTTCATCGAGGCTCATACGACTCGTTTGTATGGCCACTCTTCAGCGGACGGTGCAAATAAAAAAACTCACATGGTTGATCCAGTGATGGCGTTTGAACAACGTTTGCTTGATGCTGGTATCTTGTCTGAAAAAGCAGTGAAAAAAATCTGGGAAATTTATGAATCTGAAGGCGTGATCGCGCAAGAACAAGCTCGTACAGAGCCAGTGCCGACTTCAGAATCAGTTTGGGATCATGTGTTTGTGAATAATGAAAATGCTGATTGGAGGAATTTCTAA
- a CDS encoding alpha-ketoacid dehydrogenase subunit beta — protein MASIAQAIRMALHYGETNMGVKDIFGQDVGAPLGGVFTATQGLKTAWNSPLDERGIIGMAMGIAMGGDKCVAEIQFADYIFNTIDLLKIAGNTLWCTNGQMNLPMVVMTPVGAGIFGSVYHSHSFDAWASRLPGWKIVMPSNPVDAYGLMLAAIQDPNPVLYLKSKALMRHKGDELIPGEPADEKELKAMIDKPVQNAEGWKPRWPDLQEYIVPIGKGKITREGEHITVVTYSRMVHLCDEAADKLREEGISVEVIDLRSIYPYDWQMIKSSIEKTGRVLFVNEDTEVTNFGEHLAYRATQEMFYQLMARPRVLAGKNLPGIGLHPNLEKNSVPQLHDIELAIREVVAEVP, from the coding sequence ATGGCAAGTATTGCTCAGGCCATCAGAATGGCCCTTCACTATGGCGAAACGAATATGGGTGTTAAAGACATCTTTGGTCAGGACGTGGGTGCTCCACTAGGTGGCGTGTTCACGGCGACTCAAGGTCTTAAGACGGCTTGGAACTCTCCGCTAGATGAGCGTGGTATTATCGGCATGGCGATGGGTATCGCCATGGGTGGTGATAAGTGCGTAGCCGAGATTCAGTTCGCTGACTATATTTTTAATACCATCGACCTTCTTAAAATTGCTGGTAACACTTTGTGGTGCACGAACGGTCAAATGAATCTGCCGATGGTTGTGATGACTCCGGTTGGTGCGGGGATCTTCGGATCTGTTTACCATTCCCATTCGTTTGATGCTTGGGCTTCTCGTCTTCCAGGTTGGAAGATCGTTATGCCTTCAAACCCAGTCGACGCTTACGGTTTGATGTTAGCTGCAATCCAAGATCCAAATCCGGTTCTTTATCTTAAATCAAAAGCTTTAATGCGCCATAAAGGTGACGAGTTAATCCCAGGGGAGCCTGCGGATGAAAAAGAACTGAAAGCGATGATCGATAAACCAGTGCAAAATGCTGAAGGTTGGAAGCCTCGTTGGCCAGATCTTCAAGAATACATCGTACCGATCGGTAAAGGTAAGATCACTCGCGAAGGTGAACACATCACTGTGGTTACTTACAGCCGCATGGTTCATCTTTGTGATGAAGCTGCAGATAAATTGCGTGAAGAAGGTATCTCTGTAGAGGTCATCGATCTTCGTTCGATTTATCCTTACGACTGGCAGATGATTAAATCATCTATTGAAAAAACAGGTCGCGTTCTTTTTGTGAACGAAGACACTGAAGTGACTAACTTTGGTGAACATTTGGCTTACCGTGCGACACAAGAGATGTTCTATCAATTGATGGCGCGTCCACGCGTGCTTGCTGGTAAAAATCTTCCAGGTATCGGTCTTCATCCGAACCTTGAAAAGAACTCTGTTCCTCAGTTGCATGACATTGAACTCGCAATTCGCGAAGTAGTAGCGGAAGTGCCGTAA
- the cutA gene encoding divalent-cation tolerance protein CutA yields the protein MVLLYIPCPDKKVAQNIAKTLLEEKLIGCANIIPGMESMYWWDGKIETSSEYILILKTLATPDAQEILRKRVLELHPYEVPCVMTLDVLGINESYKRWLESSMK from the coding sequence GTGGTTTTGCTCTATATCCCCTGCCCAGATAAAAAAGTCGCACAAAACATAGCGAAAACTCTATTAGAGGAAAAGTTAATTGGTTGTGCGAATATTATTCCAGGAATGGAATCGATGTACTGGTGGGATGGAAAAATCGAAACAAGCTCTGAGTATATACTTATCCTAAAAACTTTGGCCACCCCTGACGCACAGGAAATTCTTAGAAAAAGAGTGCTAGAGCTGCATCCCTACGAGGTTCCCTGCGTGATGACTCTAGACGTCTTAGGAATCAACGAATCATATAAGAGATGGCTTGAATCCAGTATGAAGTAA